The following nucleotide sequence is from Barnesiella viscericola DSM 18177.
CAGGCACTCGTCGATGGTGTGCGGGGCGGCTGGATGTACAACGACGACCGCTGGCAGGGATTCCTCAACAGCGATATCGATGTGACCATCGACCTCGACAGCATTACCGACATCAAACAGGTCTATGCCGAATTTCTGCAACTGAAAGGCCCCTATGTGTGGCTGCCCAAGCAGGTTATCATCTCGGCCTCGACCGACGGGAAGGAGTACACCACGCTGGCAACGGTCGACAACGACATCTCGCCCGAAGTGGAGACGCTTCAATTCAAGACCTTCGGCTGGGAAGGCAATGCCAAAGCCCGCTATGTGCGCTACCAAGCCCTGTCGAACGGAATCGAAGGCGGCTGGCTCTTTACCGACGAAATCATTATCCGATGAACCAAGGGTCGCACAGACCTGAACCTCTAACTCAGTTAAATAAGACAGAATGGAGAATATCAATCCAAGAAAATCGCCCAAACCTCTGGCATGGGTCCCCTCGGTCTATTTTGCCATGGGGCTTCCCTTCATTGCGGTGAACCTCGTGTCGACCTTCATGTTCAAGGACTTGGGAATATCCGATACCCAAATTGCATTCTGGACCTCGGTCATCATGCTACCCTGGACGTTGAAATTTCTTTGGAGCCCGTTTTTGGAGATGTACCGCACCAAAAAATTCTTCGTGGTGGTCACCCAGCTGCTGAGCGGACTCCTGTTCGGCGTGGTGGCCTTCTCGCTGAAATTTGATTATTTCTTTGCCATCAGCATCTCGACCATGGCGGTCATCGCCCTGAGCGGTGCCACGCACGACATTGCCTGCGACGGTGTGTATATGGCCGAACTCTCGCCCGAGGACCAGGCCAAGTACATCGGGGTGCAGGGTGCCTTCTACAACATCGCCAAGCTGGTAGCCAACGGTGGACTGGTGGCGGTGGCCGGTATGCTGGCCGAGCATTTCGGGGCCGTCGAAGGAGCCTCCGTTCAGGAGAACATGCCGGCCTACAAGGAGGCCTGGATGATTATCTTCATCATCATCTCGGCACTGCTGCTGGTACTGGGACTGTACCACTCGCGCATGCTCCCCTCGACCCAAGTGCCCAACCGGGAGAAACGGTCGAGTGCCGAGGTGCTGCTCGAATTGTGGGAGGTCATCAAGAACTTCTTCACCAAGAAGCACATCATCTACTACATCTGTTTCATCATACTCTACCGCTTTGCCGAAGGGTTTATCATGAAGATTGCCCCGCTCTTCCTCCGCTCCTCGCGCGAGATTGGCGGACTGGGGCTGACACTCACCCAGATAGGCACGCTGAACGGGGTATTCGGGTCGGCCGCCTTCGTGCTGGGCTCGTTGCTGGCCGGTATCTACGTGTCGCGCCGGGGACTGAAACGCACGCTGTTCACCCTCTGCTGCGTCTTCAACTTCCCCTTCGTGGCCTACACGCTGCTGGCGGTATGCCAACCCGAGAACATCTACTTGATCGGGGCCGGTATCATCACCGAATATTTCGGCTACGGATTCGGCTTCGTGGGTCTGACCCTCTTCATGATGCAACAGATTGCGCCGGGCAAGCACCAGATGTCGCACTACGCCTTCGCCTCGGGTATCATGAACCTGGGCGTGATGCTGCCGGGCATGATGAGCGGACTGGTGAGCGACTGGCTGGGCTATGAGAAATTCTTCATCTATGTGCTCCTGGCCACCATTCCGTCGCTGTTGATCACCTACTTTATCCCCTTCACCTACGACGACTCGAAAAAAGCGGTCGAGAAATAGCTCCCCGACCGCTGGCCGTGTCAACGAAAATGCCGATATTTATCCAATCAAATAATATCCACACAAAAAACAGACAATATGAGCAAAAGAATAGCAATTCCCTGGGAAGACCGTCCGGTAGGCTGTACCGACGTCATGTGGCGTTATTCGCACAATCCGGTAATCGACCGTTACCATATCCCCACCTCGAACAGCATCTTCAACAGTGCCGTAGTACCCTTCGGCGACGGCTTTGCCGGGGTGTTCCGCTGCGACAACCGCGCCGTGCAGATGAACATCTTTGCCGGATTCAGCAAAGACGGTATCCACTGGGACATCGAACACGAACCCATCAAGTTCAAACCGGGCAATACCGACATGATCGAGTCGGAATACAAGTACGACCCGCGCGTGACCTGGATTGAAGACCGCTACTGGATTACCTGGTGCAACGGTTACTACGGCCCCACCATCGGCGTGGGCTACACCTTCGACTTCAAGGAGTTCTTCCAATGCGAGAACGCCCTGCTGCCCTTCAACCGCAACGGCGTGCTCTTCCCGCAGAAGATCAACGGCAAGTATGCCTTGCTGAGCCGTCCCAGCGACAGCGGTCACACCCCCTTCGGCGACATCTACATCAGTTACAGTCCCGATATGAAATTCTGGGGCGAACACCGTCACGTGCTCTCGCCCACCCCGTTCCCCGAGAGCGCCTGGCAGTGCACCAAAATCGGAGCCGGTCCTATCCCCATTCTCACCGACGAGGGCTGGTTGCTCTTCTACCACGGCGTTATCACCACCTGCAACGGCTTCCGCTACTCGATGGGTGCCGCCCTGCTCGACAAGGACGACCCCTCGAAGGTACTCTACCGCACGCGTCCCTACCTGCTCGCCCCGGCTGCTCCCTACGAGCTGCAAGGCGATGTGCCCAACGTGGTATTCCCCTGCGCCGCCCTGCATGAGGACGACCGGGTAGCCGTCTATTACGGAGCCGCCGACACGGTAGTGGGCATGGCCTTCGGTTACATTTCGGAAATCATCGAGTTTACCAAAAACAACTCTGTATTATGAACCTGCGCAATCTCATCATTGCGGGTATCTTAACGGCAGTCTCGTCGGTCCCGGCAGGGGCAGGCGAGCCTGTCGCTTATATCAACCCCTTCATCGGCACCACCAACTTCGGCACCACCAACCCGGGAGCCCTCTGCCCCAACGGACTGATGTCGGTTACTCCCTTCAACGTGATGGGCTCCGACCTGAACGTCTACGACAAGGATGCCCGCTGGTGGTCTACCCCCTATGAGTATCACAACCGCTTCTTCACCGGCTTCTCGCACGTGAACCTGAGCGGCGTGGGCTGCCCCGACCTGGGGTCGCTGCTGCTCATGCCCACGAGCGGAGAGTTGTGTGTCGACTACAAGCAATACGGCAGCGAATATACCTTGGAGGAGGCTCACCCCGGCTACTATGCCAACCACCTCACCCGCTACGGCATCGATACCGAGGTGAGTGCAACCCTGCGCAGCTCGATTGCCCGCTTTACCTACACCCAGGGAGGCGAGAGCCACGTGCTGCTGAACCTGGGCGAGGGGCTCACCAACGAGAGCGGCGCCACGGTGCGCAAGGTGAGCGACACCGAATACGAAGGGAGCAAACTGCTGGGTGGCTTCTGCTACTACAACCGTCAGGGGGTATTCCCCATCTACTTCGTGATACGGGTCGACAAGAAGCCCATACAGTCGGGCTACTGGAAAAAACAGCGTCCCATGACCGGCGTGGAGGCCGAATGGGATCCCGACAACGGAAAATACAAAATCTACTCACGCTATGCCAAGGAGATGTCGGGCGACGACATAGGGGTCTACTTCACCTACCAGACCCAACCGGGCGAGCAGATACAGGTGCAGATAGGCGTGTCGTTCGTGAGCACCGAGAATGCCCGCCAGAATCTCGACAACGAGCAACAGGGATTCCAGTTTGACCGGGTGGCCCACCAGGCTCGCCAGCAGTGGAACGACATCTTGTCGCGCGTCGAGGTCGAAGGGGGTAGCGACGAACAGAAGACCATCTTCTACACGGCGCTCTACCACATGCTCATTCACCCCAACATTCTGCAAGACGTCAACGGGCAGTATCCCGCCATGGAGAGCCAGCAGATACTCACCACGAAGCACAACCGCTACACGGTCTTCTCGCTGTGGGACACCTTCCGCAACGTGCACCCCTTCTTCACGCTAGTCTATCCGCAGATGCAGCTCGACATGGCACAGTCGCTCATCGACATGTACAACGAATGGGGGTGGCTGCCCCGCTGGGAACTCTATGGCAACGAGACCCTCACCATGTCGGGCGACCCGGCCATCATCATGCTGGCCGACACCTGGCTGCGCGGCTTGAAGGGATTCGATGCCGAGACGGCCTATCGGGCCATGGTGAAATCGGCCACGGCCCCGGGCAGCGAGAATATCCTGCGCACCGACAACGACGACTATATGAAGCTGGGCTACGTACCCCTGCGCGAACAGTTTGACAACTCGGTATCGCACGCCCTCGAATACTACCTGGCCGACTTTGCCCTCTCGCGCTTTGCCGCCGACCTGGGGCACAAGGACGACGCCAAACGCTTTGCCAACCGCTCGCTGGGCTACAAGCACTACTACTGCAAGGAGTACGGCACCCTGCGTCCCCTCCTGCCCGACGGCAAGTTCTACTCCCCCTTCGATCCCATGCAGGGCATCAATTTCGAGCCCGCCCCGGGATTCCACGAAGGGAATGCCTGGAACTACACCTTCTACATTCCGCACGACATCGACGGGCTGAAACGGCTCATGGGGGGCGAAAAGAAATTTGCCGCCAAGCTGCGCAAGGTATTCGACGAGAATCTCTACGACCCCGCCAACGAGCCCGACATCACCTACCCCTACCTCTTTGCACAGGTCAAGGAAGAGGAGTGGCGCACCGACTCGCTGGTGAACGTGCTCTTGAAAAAACATTTCAAGAACCAGCCCGACGGTATCCCCGGCAACGACGATACCGGCACCATGTCGGCCTGGGCCGTGTTCAGCATGATGGGGCTCTACCCCGACTGCCCGGGCATACCCCGCTACACGCTCACGGCACCCACGTTCGACCGCATCACCCTGCAACTCGACCCGCGCTACTACAAGCACGAGACGCTGGTCATCGAGTGTGAACGCCCCTCGGCCGACGCTATCTACGTAGACCGCGTTGAGGTCGACGGCAAGAAGCTCAAAGGCCGTTTCATCTCGCACGACGAGCTGGTCAATGCCGGAACCCTGAGGTTTGTCCTCACCAACCAAAAGAGATAAAAACTATCTTTCTCCATAAATGAACGGGGCCGATTCTCCAATTCAGGAAATCGGCCCCGTTTTTTATCTCTGACCCGAGCAAACGCCCGGTGTGGAAGAATCGACGATTACTCCCACTCGATAGTCGAAGGCGGTTTGGAGCTGATGTCGTAGACGACGCGGTTCACGCCGCGCACCTTGTTGATGATGTCGTTCGATACCTTGGCCAGAAACTCATAGGGAAGGCGGGCCCAGTCGGCGGTCATACCGTCGGTCGAGAGTACGGCACGCAAGGCCACGGCACGCTCGTAGGTACGCTCGTCGCCCATCACGCCTACCGACTGCACGGGCAGCAAGATGACACCGGCCTGCCATACCTTGTCGTAGAGGTCGTTGTCGATAAGTCCCTGAATGAAGATGTGGTCGGCATCTTGCAGAATGCGTACCTTCTCGGGGGTGATGTCGCCCAGGATACGCACGCCCAGACCGGGTCCGGGGAAGGGGTGACGCCCGATGAGACGGTTACTGATGCCCAGCTCACGGCCTACGCGGCGCACCTCGTCCTTGAAGAGCAGGCGCAGGGGCTCTACCAGTTTCAGATTCATCTTCTCGGGCAGACCGCCTACGTTGTGGTGCGACTTGATGGTCATGCCGGTAATCGAGAGCGACTCGATTACGTCGGGGTAGATGGTGCCCTGAGCCAGCCACTTGATGTCGGTGAGTTTGCGGGCCTCGCGATCGAAGATGTCGATGAAGCCCTTGCCGATAATCTTGCGCTTCTTCTCGGGGTCGGTCACCCCTTTGAGCTGTTCGTAGAAATAGTCTTTGGCATCGATACCCAACACGTTGAGACCCATGTCCTTGTAGTTGGCGAGCACGCTCTCGAACTCGTTTTTGCGCAAGAGTCCGTTGTCGACAAAGATACAGGTAAGGCGACTGCCGATAGCCTTGTTGAGCAACACGGCGGCTACGGTCGAATCGACACCGCCCGAGAGGGCCAGTACCACCTTGTCGTCGCCCAGTTTCTCCTGCAACTGAGCTACCGTATGCTCGATAAACGAGGCGGGGGTCCAGTCCATGTTGCAGTGGCAGATGTCACGCACGAAATTGGTCAGCAACAGGGTACCGTCTTCGCTGTGATACACTTCGGGGTGGAACTGTACGCCCCAGGTCTGTTCGCCCTCGATGTGGAAGGCTGCGGTCTTCACCTCGTGGGTGCTGGCCACCAGCTTGAACGACGGGGGAATGACCGTGATGGAGTCGCCATGCGACATCCACACCGTGGAGTTCTCGCGCACGCCGTGCATGAGGGGATCGTTGTCGTCGTGCCAGGCCAGGTTGGCGCGTCCGTACTCGCGGGTATCGGCCGACTCGACCTTACCGCCCGAAGTGTGTGCCAGGAACTGGGCTCCGTAGCAGACGCCGAGCACGGGATAGACGCCACGGATACGGCTCAAATCGACAAAGAGTGCCTGGGGATCGTTCACCGAATAGGGACTTCCCGAAAGAATCACACCCTTGATACCCTCGTCGCCGTAGGGGAACTTGTTGTAGGGCAAGATTTCGCAGTAGGTATTCAGCTCCCGCAAACGGCGGGCGATGAGCTGAGTGTACTGGGATCCGAAATCGAGAATAATAATCTTTTCCTGCATAATCGTAGGTCTTTATGTGTGTTGTATTGGATTGTTCATGATCTTTTCGCGCGTCAGACGCTTGATGTTATCGGGCTCGCCGGCCAGCCAAATGACATCGTGCGCCTCGAAACGTATCTGCCCGTCGGGCTGATGGAAGGTGCCGTCGGCCCGTTCGATACCCACGATCAGGCAGTTGTCCTGGTTGCGGATATTAAGCGACGAACTGGTCTGCCCTATAAGCGGCGAATCGTCGGGGACCACCACGTGGGTAAAGGTCACCTCGTTGTTGTCGGGCTCGTCGTCCGAGGAGTTGCTCCCCTCGACCACGGCGAGCAGCGACTGTATCTGGTCGTCGGTACCGATTACCCCGATCGTGTCGCCGGGGAAGATGCGGGTCTCGCCCTTGGGGATATTGATACGCTTCGAGCCACGCTGGATACTCACCACGTTCACGCCATACTCCTTGCGCAGGTTCGAGTCCATGAGCCGGCGCCCGGCAAAGGGACAATCGGCATTCACGTCCATGTAGGCCAGGTGCATGTCGCTCACGAGGCTGGTATTGCGGCCCGTCTTGCGCAGCTCCCGCTCGTTGAGGTTGTCCATAAAGATAGTCTCGATGCGCATGAACTGCTTCTGAATACGTTTCGACAGCAGAATGAGCACCACGATGAAGAGCCCCAACCCCAGCAGCACGCCGGTGCGCTGCGAGTGTACGCTCGACAGATAGTAGATGATATAGAAGAGCGCGAGCAGAATGCGTACAACAATCATCAGCGTGAGGGGTACCCGATTGGCCCTCCCCTCGCCCAGTTTCTTGATGAGCGACATGTTCACCTCCTTGACCATGAGGGCCCACAGGAAAGGCGACATCGCTACGAGTGTCACCACGGCGGAAATAAGCCGCCCCCAGTCGGGCAGGATATCGAGCATGAGGGGCATGAACCACGACTTGGAGATAAGTATGATGGCCACGATGATGGCCGAATAAAGTACAATACGCCACAGATATTGGGCCAAAGCCTCTTTCCATACCGCCTTGTGGGGTTTGATTTCGGTCTGGCTCTGGCTATACCGGTTGATGGCTGCCAACCACTTTTCGGGCAGGCGGCGTTCGACCCACCCATAGGCGGGGTCGGCCAGGCGTATGCAATAGGGGGTGAGGAAGGTGGTGATGACCGACACGGCCACCACAATGGGATAGAGGAACTTGTCAATCACATTCAACGACATACCCAGCGAGGCGATGATAAAGGCAAACTCACCTATCTGGGAGAAACTGAATCCCGACTGCATCGAGATTTTGAGTGACTGTCCCGAGGCCAGCATACCCACCGTGCCGAAGAATACCTGCCCCACAATCACAACCAGCGAAAGCAAGCAGATGGGCAGGGCGTATTGGCTCAGGGCATCGGGGCTCACGAGCATGCCCACCGACACGAAGAAGATGGCGCCGAAGAGATCCTTCACCGGGCCCACCACCTTGCCGATGCGCTCGGCTTCGTTGGTACCCGCCAGAATCGACCCCATGACAAAGGCGCCCAGAGCCGACGAGAAGCCCACATAGGTGGCCAGTACCACCATACCCAGGCAGAGTCCCATCGAGACGACCAGCAGGGTCTCGTCGTTGAGGAAGCGGCGGGCCTTCTTCAAGAATATCGGCAGCACGGACACTCCCACGACAAACCAGATGATGAGGAAGAAGACCAGCTTGGCTATGCTTTCAATCAGCTCGGCTCCCTCAAAAGAGTTTTTCACCGCAATCGACGAGAGTATCACCATCATCACCACGGCAAAGAGGTCCTCGACGATGAGCACCCCGAAGACCAGATTGGCAAAGGCCTTCTTACGCAGATTCAAATCGGTGAATGCCTTGATGATGATGGTCGTGGACGACATGGAGAGCATGGCTCCCAGAAAAATACTGTCGAGATAGGTGAAGTGCAGCAGGCGCCCGGCACCGTAGCCCACGAGCATCATGCCCGCCACCACGACCAGCGCCGTAATCACAGCCGACGAACCTACCTGAAACAGTTTCTTGAAACTGAATTCCAGTCCCAGGGAAAACAACAGTACGATAATACCCAGTTCGGCCCACAGGTTGATGTCGGCCTCATCGACAATCGTCGGGAAAAATCCGAAATTGGGCCCCACCAGAAAACCAGCCACGATATAGCCCAAGACCACGGGCTGTTTCAGCTTCTTGAATAGCAAGGTCACTACCCCGGCTACAATCAAGATAAGAGCCAAATCGGTAATGAGTGAATCCAAGCCTCCCATAATCAAATTTCGTTTTGAAGAGAAATATATTCGGTTTTATACAGCCCGCGCATATGGGCAAAAAGGGAGATGAAATCGGTAGTCGAGCGAGCCAGCACAACAAATTTCAAGTCGGTCTTCTTCCCGGCATAGTCATACTCGACCAGCACGTTGTGCAACGAGACATTATACTGTTTCAACAACTGCTCATACCGAGACAGATCCTCGACCACCTCGCCGGCTCGCAAGTGAATGATGCGGCCTTCCCAGTCGAGTTTGGCATGCCGTTCATACTGTTCGAGGCTTACCAGGGTAAAGAGGATAAGCACTGTCGAGACGACGGCAATCCAGTAGAGCCCCACACCCACGGCCAGCCCCAGAGCCGCCACCATCCAGATGCCCGCGGCGGTGGTCAACCCCCGCACCGAACCTTTGGTCTGGATAATGGCACCGGCACCCAGAAAACCCACACCGGTAATGACCTGTGCGGCCACCCGGCCGGGGTCGCCGTTTTTCAATCCCAAATAGACTTGCGGAATGTAAATCGATACGATCATCGCCAGCGTCGCCCCCATCGAAATCAGGGCAAACGTGCGGGCTCCGGCCACCTGACCCTTGCGCTTCCGCTCAAAGCCGACGATACCGCCCAGCAACAGACTCAATGCCAACTTAAATACGGCCGAGGTGGCGGTCACCTCTGTGTCTGATATCGTTGCCAGAAAATCCTTGAAGATATCCATATCTTACTTTTTACCTGTACAAAGATACGCAAAAGATAATGACTAAAAAAGCAAACTTATTTGAAAACTCGGGCTCTATTTGCCTCGATACCCGACTTTCATTATCCTCGAATAAGTTGTGGCTCAGTATTGATAATCTTGAAAACTTGGTTCCCGTTTGCCCCGACTCTCACCTTTTTTCGTAAATCTGTATAAGGAATATACCTCTTTGAAATCAAGAGAGTTAGAAGAATTACCTCGTTTTTAGGTAATGAGTTGGCAACTGTCCCAATTGCCGTGGTCTGCATCGCTTTGCCTGTTCGGGTAACTCTTACGGATGCAAATATAGTGAAATATAGCAGGCAAAAAGAAAAATGGCTTTATTTTTCTTTTTGCCTGCTTACATTGTTTTTATCAAAACTGGAGACAATAATGTTGTTGCCAAAATCAGCAGCCACAGATTGCCGGTCAATGGATTATATGCTGCTAAAAGTTCCGAAGCAGTATTGCCTCCCGCCAGTCCTACTCCAAATTCAAAAGCGATAGTTAGAACGCCCCAGCATATTCCTATCATCCAGCAATCTTTGAAAGTAAGGGCTTTTATAATCCGAGGCAACAGCAACCATGTTATCAGAAAAATACATACGCTTAATATAATCCCGCTAACAGGTAATGCCCATTTCTCTCCGAGAATCTTCGTCAATACATATTCCCTCAATCCTCCATTGAGAATTGCTACAGGAATAAAGCATAGCCAAACTATGAGCGATTTCAGAATGTTCATACTATCTTTCCACTATATGTTCTATTGACAGAAGGTGCTTGCATAGTGAGTTTCATAAATAATTTCGTATATCCATTCTTTTTCTTTGTCTTCTTAAAACCGGTGAAGCCTAATTTTGTATAACAGTTTACGGCGGGACGATTTTCTTCTATTACATCCAGAATATATTCTTTATATCCTGCTTGCCGCATACTTTCTTTCAGTAAATTAGATGCAACTCCACTCCGTCTGATAGATTTGCGTGTTGCAACAAATTCAATAAATCCGGTCGTCATAGGATAGGGCAGAGGCATCTCAAATTCTTTCTTCAGGACAAGTTTGGCAATAGTTCCCATAATCAAACCAAAACATTTCCTATATGATAACCAATCTGTATAAACAGCTCTGCCTGTGCAATCCGAAATACCTGCAACACCGACTATATTGTCGTTATATAATGCAACATAAAATCTTTCCGAACGGATACCTGATTCAAGCGCCTTTGCTACAATATTCATATCCTTACGGAAAAAAGAAAAATCACGTTCAAAGCCTTCTGCGATACACAAGGCTATTTCACTTCGTTCATCTTCTCGTGCTAATCGGACAGTGATATTCATGTTTTTCCTTATTTAAGCTCTTCCCATTCTTCTTTTGTCATCTTCATAAAATGTTCTGTGCGAATATCCCCAAGCGGAGAAGTCTTGCCCTCTTCCGTATGATGGAAACGGAAACCACACTTCTCCATCACCCGACGGGATTTCGTGTTACCGTCATAGTAGCCACACCAAATGGCATTTATTCCCAAATCCTCGAAACATCGTTGCATCAGACGGCGCACGGCTTCCGGTATCAATCCTTGTCCCCAATACGGCTTGCCTATCCAATAACCTATCTCCGCCTCATTCTCTTGCATTTCGACACTATGCAGACCATCCCCGAACATAATACCTATGCTCCCGACCGGTTCACCGGTTTGTTTTAACTCAACAGCGTAGGTTTCCGGAGCAGCAAAAACGGTACGGATGATGTTCAAACTGTCTTCCACGGAAGTATGCGGTGGCCATCCAGCAATAGGCCCGATTGCAGGGTCTTGAGCGTATTTATATAAAGCCTCGGCATCGGATTCTTGCCAAGGTCGCAGTATAAGCCGTTCTGTATTTATTTCTTTAATCATTGTTAGATGTTAGAGTGAGAATATTCGCCGTTAATCCAAAAGGTAGCTTCTGTACCGGTGAAATGCAAAAGCACATAATTGGGGTCGCTCGCTCCACCGGGGAAATGATGAATGAACCAGTCTTTCCACATTTCCTTGCGGATAGCATCATCAGTAACCACTTCTACCGTGCCACGCATGGCAACGCCATCCCCATAGTAATCGTAGCAAAGCCCTGCCTTGTTGTTCGCCTTAAAATCATTCACTTTCACGGAATCTGCACAGGTTGCCATCCAAACCTCATGGAACCCTCTTGCTCCTATCTTAGACATCTGCACAGGACGAGGATAACCGTTGGCGTCAATGGAAACTACGGTAACGTTCTCGCATTGGGAAAGCAAATGCGTTGCTTTTTCCGCCAGTGTCCGTTCATCCTTTTCCTTCCACCGTTTCAGGTGTGGAAAGTATTGGAGCATTTGTTCTTTTGCTTGTATGGGAGTCAGCTTACATTCAGCTTGCACATTCCATTGGTCAAAGAATTGCAGGCAGAACTCTATCATTTGGGTCATTGTAAACTCTTG
It contains:
- a CDS encoding MFS transporter gives rise to the protein MENINPRKSPKPLAWVPSVYFAMGLPFIAVNLVSTFMFKDLGISDTQIAFWTSVIMLPWTLKFLWSPFLEMYRTKKFFVVVTQLLSGLLFGVVAFSLKFDYFFAISISTMAVIALSGATHDIACDGVYMAELSPEDQAKYIGVQGAFYNIAKLVANGGLVAVAGMLAEHFGAVEGASVQENMPAYKEAWMIIFIIISALLLVLGLYHSRMLPSTQVPNREKRSSAEVLLELWEVIKNFFTKKHIIYYICFIILYRFAEGFIMKIAPLFLRSSREIGGLGLTLTQIGTLNGVFGSAAFVLGSLLAGIYVSRRGLKRTLFTLCCVFNFPFVAYTLLAVCQPENIYLIGAGIITEYFGYGFGFVGLTLFMMQQIAPGKHQMSHYAFASGIMNLGVMLPGMMSGLVSDWLGYEKFFIYVLLATIPSLLITYFIPFTYDDSKKAVEK
- a CDS encoding glycoside hydrolase family 130 protein; its protein translation is MSKRIAIPWEDRPVGCTDVMWRYSHNPVIDRYHIPTSNSIFNSAVVPFGDGFAGVFRCDNRAVQMNIFAGFSKDGIHWDIEHEPIKFKPGNTDMIESEYKYDPRVTWIEDRYWITWCNGYYGPTIGVGYTFDFKEFFQCENALLPFNRNGVLFPQKINGKYALLSRPSDSGHTPFGDIYISYSPDMKFWGEHRHVLSPTPFPESAWQCTKIGAGPIPILTDEGWLLFYHGVITTCNGFRYSMGAALLDKDDPSKVLYRTRPYLLAPAAPYELQGDVPNVVFPCAALHEDDRVAVYYGAADTVVGMAFGYISEIIEFTKNNSVL
- a CDS encoding GH92 family glycosyl hydrolase, with product MNLRNLIIAGILTAVSSVPAGAGEPVAYINPFIGTTNFGTTNPGALCPNGLMSVTPFNVMGSDLNVYDKDARWWSTPYEYHNRFFTGFSHVNLSGVGCPDLGSLLLMPTSGELCVDYKQYGSEYTLEEAHPGYYANHLTRYGIDTEVSATLRSSIARFTYTQGGESHVLLNLGEGLTNESGATVRKVSDTEYEGSKLLGGFCYYNRQGVFPIYFVIRVDKKPIQSGYWKKQRPMTGVEAEWDPDNGKYKIYSRYAKEMSGDDIGVYFTYQTQPGEQIQVQIGVSFVSTENARQNLDNEQQGFQFDRVAHQARQQWNDILSRVEVEGGSDEQKTIFYTALYHMLIHPNILQDVNGQYPAMESQQILTTKHNRYTVFSLWDTFRNVHPFFTLVYPQMQLDMAQSLIDMYNEWGWLPRWELYGNETLTMSGDPAIIMLADTWLRGLKGFDAETAYRAMVKSATAPGSENILRTDNDDYMKLGYVPLREQFDNSVSHALEYYLADFALSRFAADLGHKDDAKRFANRSLGYKHYYCKEYGTLRPLLPDGKFYSPFDPMQGINFEPAPGFHEGNAWNYTFYIPHDIDGLKRLMGGEKKFAAKLRKVFDENLYDPANEPDITYPYLFAQVKEEEWRTDSLVNVLLKKHFKNQPDGIPGNDDTGTMSAWAVFSMMGLYPDCPGIPRYTLTAPTFDRITLQLDPRYYKHETLVIECERPSADAIYVDRVEVDGKKLKGRFISHDELVNAGTLRFVLTNQKR
- the guaA gene encoding glutamine-hydrolyzing GMP synthase; this translates as MQEKIIILDFGSQYTQLIARRLRELNTYCEILPYNKFPYGDEGIKGVILSGSPYSVNDPQALFVDLSRIRGVYPVLGVCYGAQFLAHTSGGKVESADTREYGRANLAWHDDNDPLMHGVRENSTVWMSHGDSITVIPPSFKLVASTHEVKTAAFHIEGEQTWGVQFHPEVYHSEDGTLLLTNFVRDICHCNMDWTPASFIEHTVAQLQEKLGDDKVVLALSGGVDSTVAAVLLNKAIGSRLTCIFVDNGLLRKNEFESVLANYKDMGLNVLGIDAKDYFYEQLKGVTDPEKKRKIIGKGFIDIFDREARKLTDIKWLAQGTIYPDVIESLSITGMTIKSHHNVGGLPEKMNLKLVEPLRLLFKDEVRRVGRELGISNRLIGRHPFPGPGLGVRILGDITPEKVRILQDADHIFIQGLIDNDLYDKVWQAGVILLPVQSVGVMGDERTYERAVALRAVLSTDGMTADWARLPYEFLAKVSNDIINKVRGVNRVVYDISSKPPSTIEWE
- a CDS encoding cation:proton antiporter is translated as MGGLDSLITDLALILIVAGVVTLLFKKLKQPVVLGYIVAGFLVGPNFGFFPTIVDEADINLWAELGIIVLLFSLGLEFSFKKLFQVGSSAVITALVVVAGMMLVGYGAGRLLHFTYLDSIFLGAMLSMSSTTIIIKAFTDLNLRKKAFANLVFGVLIVEDLFAVVMMVILSSIAVKNSFEGAELIESIAKLVFFLIIWFVVGVSVLPIFLKKARRFLNDETLLVVSMGLCLGMVVLATYVGFSSALGAFVMGSILAGTNEAERIGKVVGPVKDLFGAIFFVSVGMLVSPDALSQYALPICLLSLVVIVGQVFFGTVGMLASGQSLKISMQSGFSFSQIGEFAFIIASLGMSLNVIDKFLYPIVVAVSVITTFLTPYCIRLADPAYGWVERRLPEKWLAAINRYSQSQTEIKPHKAVWKEALAQYLWRIVLYSAIIVAIILISKSWFMPLMLDILPDWGRLISAVVTLVAMSPFLWALMVKEVNMSLIKKLGEGRANRVPLTLMIVVRILLALFYIIYYLSSVHSQRTGVLLGLGLFIVVLILLSKRIQKQFMRIETIFMDNLNERELRKTGRNTSLVSDMHLAYMDVNADCPFAGRRLMDSNLRKEYGVNVVSIQRGSKRINIPKGETRIFPGDTIGVIGTDDQIQSLLAVVEGSNSSDDEPDNNEVTFTHVVVPDDSPLIGQTSSSLNIRNQDNCLIVGIERADGTFHQPDGQIRFEAHDVIWLAGEPDNIKRLTREKIMNNPIQHT
- a CDS encoding MgtC/SapB family protein, translated to MDIFKDFLATISDTEVTATSAVFKLALSLLLGGIVGFERKRKGQVAGARTFALISMGATLAMIVSIYIPQVYLGLKNGDPGRVAAQVITGVGFLGAGAIIQTKGSVRGLTTAAGIWMVAALGLAVGVGLYWIAVVSTVLILFTLVSLEQYERHAKLDWEGRIIHLRAGEVVEDLSRYEQLLKQYNVSLHNVLVEYDYAGKKTDLKFVVLARSTTDFISLFAHMRGLYKTEYISLQNEI
- a CDS encoding GNAT family N-acetyltransferase, which codes for MNITVRLAREDERSEIALCIAEGFERDFSFFRKDMNIVAKALESGIRSERFYVALYNDNIVGVAGISDCTGRAVYTDWLSYRKCFGLIMGTIAKLVLKKEFEMPLPYPMTTGFIEFVATRKSIRRSGVASNLLKESMRQAGYKEYILDVIEENRPAVNCYTKLGFTGFKKTKKKNGYTKLFMKLTMQAPSVNRTYSGKIV
- a CDS encoding GNAT family N-acetyltransferase is translated as MIKEINTERLILRPWQESDAEALYKYAQDPAIGPIAGWPPHTSVEDSLNIIRTVFAAPETYAVELKQTGEPVGSIGIMFGDGLHSVEMQENEAEIGYWIGKPYWGQGLIPEAVRRLMQRCFEDLGINAIWCGYYDGNTKSRRVMEKCGFRFHHTEEGKTSPLGDIRTEHFMKMTKEEWEELK